In Streptomyces sp. NBC_00414, a single window of DNA contains:
- a CDS encoding CBM35 domain-containing protein yields MAGTLPASGATTAGEPQRVAVDLAASEGPVMRGANGTLYGLSDDGVPSDAALAPLKITSVSQKPEGGAQHPNGDALTVSKSFFRNGGGEINVMMQDIYAKWPYEDLGIDDYLPKVDKIVKEVAADPNSERFVYIPFNEPDQIWYDLGTSDQARYEADRDRFFKDWKTVYQRIRAADPDARIAGPNESSYHTRLLTDFLAFAKRENVLPQIMTWHELGSGSLRDFQGHYDTYRSIERELGVAPLKINIDEYANRRDLSVPGQLVQWVSMFERNKVYANQAYWDAAGNLDGNVVRSNIPNGGWWFFRWYAGLTGDTVKVTPPQADTIDTLQGLASYDRERRQAQVLLGGSAGDSDVVVENVSRSVLGRTVTATVAEAAWSGYEGPHAAPRVLTRTKVQVAADGSVSVPLRGTHKMSAYRIVLTPGGSGTPSTAVVPWTGSYEAEDAAITGGQIYTQGTVANANGYAASGTKDVGSLDSAASKVDFTVTVPRTGTYDLAILYGNQSGTPATQKLIVDGGDPVTVAYPSTENWTYRAKKDLSVELSAGTHVLTLAKGDAEVTLDRVDLTARTAAEPSASYEATLADISGKPAFDYSSSAGVGTGSLVLRPGDEAVFDVYAPRDGYFTVFPRASAAVQLALHGETVTAAPDRPLRLYLVAGNNRVRATADRSAVRSLDVSGAGSTAGTLSYEGASATLAGGARLVGSAYASAGSYIGEFGNSASSTAEFTVDAPRAGRHLLVVHYAHNDRRDNGHAYNTDIMSRTADITVGTAAPLTATFKNTWGWDDYWTLSVPVDLKKGSNRVIFANASAWAPNIDRIELGRVVG; encoded by the coding sequence ATGGCAGGCACCCTCCCCGCGTCCGGGGCCACGACCGCCGGCGAACCGCAGCGCGTAGCCGTCGACCTCGCCGCCTCCGAAGGCCCGGTGATGCGCGGTGCCAACGGAACGCTGTACGGGCTCAGCGACGACGGCGTGCCCAGTGACGCCGCGCTGGCACCCCTGAAGATCACCAGTGTCTCGCAGAAGCCTGAGGGCGGCGCCCAGCATCCCAACGGGGACGCGCTCACGGTCTCCAAGTCGTTCTTCCGCAACGGCGGCGGCGAGATCAACGTCATGATGCAGGACATCTACGCCAAGTGGCCGTACGAGGATCTCGGCATCGACGACTACCTGCCCAAGGTCGACAAGATCGTGAAGGAGGTGGCGGCGGACCCGAACAGCGAGCGGTTCGTCTACATCCCGTTCAACGAACCCGACCAGATCTGGTACGACCTCGGCACCTCCGACCAGGCGCGGTACGAGGCCGACCGCGACCGGTTCTTCAAGGACTGGAAGACGGTGTACCAGCGGATACGGGCCGCCGACCCCGATGCCAGGATCGCCGGGCCGAACGAATCCTCGTACCACACACGCCTGTTGACCGATTTTCTCGCCTTCGCGAAGCGGGAGAACGTCCTCCCCCAGATCATGACCTGGCACGAGCTGGGCTCCGGCTCGCTGCGGGACTTCCAGGGGCACTACGACACCTACCGCTCGATCGAACGTGAACTCGGCGTCGCGCCACTCAAGATCAACATCGACGAGTACGCCAACCGCCGCGACCTGTCCGTGCCCGGGCAACTCGTGCAGTGGGTCTCGATGTTCGAGCGCAACAAGGTGTACGCCAACCAGGCCTACTGGGACGCGGCCGGCAACCTCGACGGCAACGTGGTGCGCTCGAACATCCCCAACGGCGGCTGGTGGTTCTTCCGTTGGTACGCGGGGCTGACCGGCGACACAGTCAAGGTGACTCCGCCACAGGCCGACACCATCGACACCCTCCAGGGCCTGGCGTCGTACGACAGGGAGCGGCGTCAGGCGCAGGTCCTGCTCGGTGGTTCCGCCGGTGACTCCGACGTCGTGGTCGAGAACGTGTCCCGGTCCGTCTTGGGCCGCACGGTCACCGCGACCGTCGCCGAGGCGGCCTGGTCCGGCTACGAGGGGCCGCACGCGGCGCCGCGTGTGCTCACGCGGACGAAGGTCCAGGTGGCGGCCGACGGCTCGGTGAGCGTACCGCTGCGCGGCACGCACAAGATGTCCGCCTACCGGATCGTCCTGACCCCGGGCGGTTCCGGCACCCCGTCCACCGCCGTCGTCCCGTGGACCGGCTCGTACGAGGCCGAGGACGCGGCCATCACCGGCGGTCAGATCTACACGCAGGGCACGGTCGCCAACGCCAACGGCTACGCGGCCTCCGGGACGAAGGACGTCGGCTCGCTCGACTCGGCGGCCAGCAAGGTCGACTTCACGGTGACGGTCCCGAGGACGGGGACGTACGACCTGGCGATCCTGTACGGCAACCAGTCCGGGACACCCGCCACGCAGAAGCTCATCGTCGACGGCGGGGACCCGGTCACGGTCGCCTACCCCTCCACCGAGAACTGGACCTACCGCGCCAAGAAGGACCTGTCCGTAGAGCTGTCCGCAGGCACCCATGTCCTGACACTGGCCAAGGGCGACGCCGAGGTCACCCTCGACCGCGTCGACCTGACCGCCCGTACCGCCGCCGAGCCCTCCGCCTCCTACGAGGCCACGCTGGCGGACATCAGCGGGAAGCCGGCCTTCGACTACTCCTCGTCGGCCGGTGTCGGCACGGGCTCACTGGTACTGCGCCCGGGTGACGAGGCTGTCTTCGACGTCTACGCGCCGCGTGACGGCTACTTCACGGTGTTCCCGCGTGCCTCGGCGGCGGTGCAGCTCGCCCTGCACGGAGAGACGGTGACGGCGGCGCCCGACCGGCCCCTGCGGCTGTATCTCGTGGCGGGCAACAACCGTGTCCGGGCGACGGCCGACCGCTCCGCCGTCCGCTCCCTCGACGTCTCGGGCGCCGGCTCGACCGCCGGCACGCTCTCCTACGAGGGCGCCTCGGCGACCCTGGCCGGCGGGGCCAGGCTCGTCGGCTCCGCGTACGCTTCCGCCGGTTCCTACATCGGGGAATTCGGCAACAGCGCCTCCAGCACCGCCGAGTTCACGGTGGACGCCCCCAGGGCCGGCCGCCATCTCCTGGTCGTCCACTACGCGCACAACGACCGGCGCGACAACGGCCACGCCTACAACACGGACATCATGTCCCGTACGGCGGACATCACGGTGGGTACCGCCGCTCCCCTCACGGCCACTTTCAAGAACACCTGGGGCTGGGACGACTACTGGACACTCAGTGTCCCCGTGGACCTGAAGAAGGGCTCCAACAGGGTGATCTTCGCAAACGCGAGCGCCTGGGCCCCGAACATCGACCGGATCGAGCTGGGCCGGGTCGTCGGCTGA
- a CDS encoding SpoIIE family protein phosphatase, whose amino-acid sequence MNARLDLLRTVAPGATESEVFRLALQHAMGELGALGGAIHLRGPMSALRLVSAVGLPSALTRSWEIVDQEGPSAPALALHQGSGVWVPTDSEGPAGAAREAAARSSAEPSGAFRPGSGLAALPVSSENRRIGALTLLTGDRGEPTSGQWDFLRAVVAWAEERILQAPLPSGPVHTELHGERLRQALKEVSVGSWDWDIRTGDLIWDEAALELYGTMPADFTGRIENWMRIVHPDDLAPTLAAAQRAIHGHTVFEAEYRVRRLDGSYGWTRARGRATYDDRGEALRMIGVGWESNESRSARDALSRALRHMSDGFLSVDEQWRITFANLEAERTLGFSEEELFGRVLWDLPSARRIPGLEARCREAAAQEKPVGFDVRTPHTGRLFHLRLVPGPDGRTLYFTDVTDKRRQAEERRSAELAAAERAARIAELTEELARATTSQDVVDAVARRVLPPFAATGLLMQVVEGDRLHRVGSVGYSEEFLDVLDRRPRGVGDPAWDPIMSGTPLFLSSVAEFTAHSPDRAGLPAQAGKQAWAFLPLAASGHTFGVCIVSFDRPRLLTDEERTLLTTISALVAQALERARLYDAEHARSRELQRSLLPQGLPELAACTTAARYLPAGQGMDVGGDWYDIIPLSGGQVALVVGDVMGHGLPEAATMGRLRTAVHTLADLELPPDEIMSHLNDLVGGMSEESYATCLYALYDSTTQTCSIARAGHPPPALVHPDGSVHFPEPAADPPLGAAKPPFETVEIAVPEGSLLVLYTDGLVESAKRDIDTGMADLARLLHTTHEDGTGADLERLCDTLTAGLLPTDQQAADDAAFLVARLHALPKDRMAAWPLPRDPKAAGQARHHVRGQLADWGLDDLAPTTELLVSELVGNVVRHAKGPVRLRLLYGAELICEVFDGSLTMPRIRRATESDEGGRGLQLVRALSERWGVRYTQTGKCIWTEQVLLGPDGHEDGTPAGQDPTLDPDMFAADLEDLLSEDTADTADTADTDDATGEAGEAGGRES is encoded by the coding sequence ATGAACGCACGGCTGGATCTTCTCCGCACGGTGGCCCCCGGTGCCACGGAAAGCGAGGTCTTCCGGCTGGCACTTCAGCACGCGATGGGAGAACTGGGCGCGCTGGGTGGAGCGATTCACCTGCGCGGGCCCATGTCCGCCCTGAGACTGGTGTCGGCGGTCGGCCTGCCGTCCGCCCTCACCCGTTCATGGGAGATCGTCGACCAGGAGGGACCGTCGGCCCCGGCCCTCGCCCTCCACCAGGGCAGTGGCGTATGGGTCCCGACGGACTCCGAAGGGCCGGCAGGGGCCGCCCGGGAAGCCGCCGCCCGGTCTTCGGCGGAGCCGAGCGGCGCCTTCCGGCCCGGCTCCGGTCTCGCCGCCCTGCCGGTCTCCAGCGAGAACCGCCGCATCGGCGCGCTCACCCTCCTGACGGGCGACCGGGGCGAACCCACCTCCGGACAGTGGGACTTCCTGCGGGCCGTCGTCGCCTGGGCCGAGGAACGCATCCTGCAGGCGCCGCTGCCGTCCGGCCCCGTACACACCGAGCTGCACGGTGAACGCCTGCGGCAGGCGCTCAAGGAGGTCAGCGTCGGATCGTGGGACTGGGACATCCGTACCGGCGACCTGATCTGGGACGAGGCGGCGCTGGAGCTCTACGGCACCATGCCCGCCGACTTCACCGGCAGGATCGAGAACTGGATGAGGATCGTCCACCCCGACGATCTGGCACCCACACTCGCGGCGGCGCAGCGGGCCATCCACGGCCACACCGTGTTCGAGGCCGAGTACCGGGTGCGGCGGCTGGACGGCTCGTACGGCTGGACCCGGGCCCGCGGCAGGGCGACGTACGACGACCGGGGCGAGGCCCTGCGGATGATCGGCGTGGGCTGGGAGAGCAACGAGTCCCGCAGCGCCCGCGACGCCCTCAGCCGGGCCCTGCGCCATATGAGCGACGGCTTCCTCTCCGTGGACGAACAGTGGCGGATCACCTTCGCCAACCTGGAGGCGGAACGCACCCTGGGCTTCTCCGAGGAGGAGTTGTTCGGGCGCGTCCTGTGGGACCTGCCCTCCGCACGGCGGATCCCCGGCCTCGAGGCCCGCTGCCGAGAAGCCGCCGCCCAGGAGAAGCCCGTCGGTTTCGACGTCCGCACACCCCACACAGGCCGCCTCTTCCACCTGCGGCTGGTCCCCGGACCCGACGGCCGCACCCTGTACTTCACCGACGTGACCGACAAGCGGCGGCAGGCCGAGGAGCGCCGGTCGGCCGAACTGGCGGCCGCCGAGCGGGCGGCCCGGATCGCCGAGCTGACCGAGGAACTCGCCAGGGCGACGACCTCACAGGACGTGGTGGACGCGGTCGCCCGCCGGGTACTGCCGCCGTTCGCCGCCACCGGGCTGCTGATGCAGGTGGTCGAGGGCGACCGGCTGCACCGGGTCGGGTCCGTCGGCTACTCGGAGGAGTTCCTGGACGTGCTCGACCGCCGCCCCCGGGGTGTCGGCGACCCGGCCTGGGACCCGATCATGTCCGGCACGCCGCTGTTCCTGTCCTCCGTGGCGGAGTTCACCGCGCACTCGCCGGACCGCGCCGGCCTGCCCGCTCAGGCCGGCAAGCAGGCCTGGGCGTTCCTGCCGCTGGCCGCGTCCGGGCACACGTTCGGCGTATGCATCGTCTCCTTCGACCGGCCGCGCCTGCTCACCGACGAGGAACGCACCCTGCTGACCACCATCAGCGCGCTCGTCGCGCAGGCCCTGGAACGAGCCCGGCTCTACGACGCCGAACACGCCCGGTCCCGCGAACTCCAGCGCAGCCTGCTCCCCCAGGGGCTTCCCGAGCTGGCCGCGTGCACGACCGCCGCCCGGTATCTTCCCGCGGGCCAGGGCATGGACGTGGGCGGCGACTGGTACGACATCATCCCGCTGTCCGGCGGCCAGGTCGCCCTGGTCGTGGGCGATGTCATGGGTCACGGCCTGCCCGAGGCGGCCACCATGGGCCGCCTGCGCACCGCCGTGCACACCCTGGCCGACCTCGAACTGCCCCCCGACGAGATCATGAGCCACCTGAACGACCTCGTCGGCGGCATGAGCGAGGAGTCGTACGCCACCTGTCTGTACGCGCTCTACGACTCCACCACCCAGACCTGCTCCATCGCCCGTGCGGGACATCCGCCGCCGGCCCTGGTCCATCCCGACGGCAGCGTCCACTTCCCGGAGCCGGCCGCCGATCCGCCGCTGGGCGCGGCGAAGCCGCCGTTCGAGACGGTCGAGATCGCGGTGCCCGAGGGAAGTCTGCTCGTGCTCTACACCGACGGCCTGGTCGAGTCGGCGAAACGGGACATCGACACGGGCATGGCCGATCTGGCCCGGCTTCTGCACACCACCCACGAGGACGGCACCGGCGCCGACCTGGAGCGCCTCTGCGACACCCTGACGGCCGGTCTGCTGCCCACCGACCAGCAGGCGGCCGACGACGCGGCGTTCCTCGTCGCCCGCCTCCATGCCCTGCCCAAGGACAGGATGGCGGCCTGGCCCCTCCCCAGGGACCCGAAGGCGGCCGGCCAGGCCCGCCACCATGTCCGCGGGCAACTGGCCGACTGGGGCCTGGACGACCTGGCACCCACCACGGAACTGCTGGTCAGCGAGCTGGTGGGCAATGTCGTACGCCATGCCAAGGGCCCTGTCCGGCTGCGGCTGCTGTACGGCGCCGAGCTGATCTGTGAGGTCTTCGACGGCAGCCTGACGATGCCCCGGATCCGCCGCGCGACGGAGAGCGACGAGGGAGGCCGCGGACTGCAGTTGGTCAGGGCGCTCTCCGAGCGCTGGGGCGTGCGCTACACACAGACGGGCAAGTGCATCTGGACCGAGCAGGTGCTGCTCGGACCGGACGGCCACGAGGACGGCACGCCTGCGGGCCAGGACCCGACACTCGACCCGGACATGTTCGCCGCGGACCTGGAGGACCTCCTGTCCGAAGACACCGCGGACACCGCGGACACCGCGGACACCGACGACGCCACCGGAGAGGCCGGAGAGGCCGGAGGCAGGGAGTCGTAG
- a CDS encoding CYTH and CHAD domain-containing protein, producing the protein MVQSIRETERKYEVPSSAGTSWLPGLERVEGVAAVVDRSPEELDAVYYDTDDLRLSGSSVTLRRRTGGADAGWHLKLPLSGDSREEIRSALTDTVPDALLDLTKSRTRGAELTPVVRIRSTREVRHLVDADGTMRAEVCVDTVRAESLRAEGRSAAWNEMEVELAEDADPALLDAVEKKLRKKGIARAHSPSKLARALDETAPATAGAPDESAAPDPAQAGAQVLAYVREQVRALTALDPAVRRNRPDSVHRMRVACRRLRSCLRSYRSVLDRRVTDAIRGELKWLAGELGAERDQEVLMERLSGDIEALPRELLLGPVAARLRVWNVVDSTESHLRSLDALGSPRYLALLDSLAALLERPPLRTGKAGKATAPAGKVMAKAVLKEYGRLAGRMTDALELSPGPERDVALHEARKAAKKVRYATEVARPALGKPAKSLGKRVKAVQKVLGDHQDSVVARGALRDLAVAAQTAGEAGFTWGLLYGTEQARAADRERELPAVWEHASAPEAREKLSR; encoded by the coding sequence ATGGTCCAGTCGATACGAGAGACAGAACGAAAGTACGAAGTCCCTTCGTCCGCGGGCACCTCCTGGCTGCCCGGGTTGGAGCGTGTGGAGGGTGTCGCGGCGGTCGTCGACCGAAGCCCCGAGGAACTGGACGCGGTCTACTACGACACCGACGATCTCCGCCTGTCCGGCTCCTCGGTCACGCTGCGCCGCAGGACCGGTGGCGCCGACGCCGGGTGGCACCTCAAGCTGCCGCTGTCGGGCGACAGCCGGGAGGAGATCCGGTCCGCCCTCACCGACACAGTCCCGGACGCGCTGCTCGACCTGACCAAGTCCCGTACCCGCGGCGCGGAGCTGACCCCGGTGGTCCGTATCCGCTCGACGCGCGAGGTGCGCCACCTCGTCGACGCCGACGGCACGATGCGTGCCGAGGTGTGCGTCGACACGGTCCGCGCGGAGTCCCTGCGCGCGGAGGGCAGGAGCGCCGCGTGGAACGAGATGGAGGTGGAACTGGCCGAGGACGCCGATCCCGCCCTCCTCGACGCAGTGGAGAAGAAGCTGCGCAAGAAGGGGATCGCAAGGGCGCACTCCCCGTCCAAGCTGGCCCGGGCACTGGACGAGACCGCGCCCGCCACGGCCGGCGCACCCGACGAGTCCGCCGCCCCGGACCCCGCTCAGGCCGGCGCGCAGGTCCTCGCCTACGTGCGGGAGCAGGTCCGTGCCCTGACCGCCCTGGACCCGGCCGTGCGCCGCAACCGGCCCGACTCGGTGCACAGGATGCGTGTCGCCTGCCGCCGCCTGCGCAGCTGTCTGCGGTCCTACCGGTCCGTTCTCGACCGCCGTGTCACCGACGCGATCCGCGGCGAGCTGAAGTGGCTGGCCGGCGAGCTGGGCGCCGAGCGCGATCAGGAAGTACTGATGGAGCGACTCAGCGGGGACATCGAGGCCCTGCCGCGGGAATTGCTCCTCGGTCCCGTCGCCGCACGGCTGCGGGTGTGGAACGTCGTCGACAGTACGGAGTCCCATCTGCGCAGTCTCGACGCCCTGGGCTCACCTCGCTACCTGGCCCTGCTGGACTCCCTCGCCGCGCTGCTGGAGCGGCCCCCGCTGCGTACCGGCAAGGCGGGCAAGGCCACCGCGCCCGCCGGCAAGGTCATGGCCAAGGCCGTCCTCAAGGAGTACGGGCGACTGGCCGGGCGCATGACCGACGCCCTGGAACTGTCGCCGGGCCCCGAGCGCGATGTGGCCCTCCACGAGGCGCGCAAGGCGGCGAAGAAGGTCCGCTACGCCACGGAGGTGGCCCGTCCGGCCCTCGGCAAGCCGGCCAAGAGCCTGGGCAAGCGGGTCAAGGCGGTGCAGAAGGTCCTCGGCGACCACCAGGACAGCGTGGTCGCCCGGGGCGCCCTCAGGGACCTTGCCGTGGCGGCCCAGACCGCGGGCGAGGCGGGCTTCACGTGGGGCCTGCTGTACGGCACCGAGCAGGCCCGCGCCGCGGACAGGGAGCGGGAGCTGCCCGCTGTGTGGGAGCACGCCTCGGCCCCGGAGGCACGCGAGAAGCTCAGCCGGTGA
- a CDS encoding CPBP family intramembrane glutamic endopeptidase, whose protein sequence is MAEERAAPAAAPRSRPSMPWRVLIVFAVAVGLFWFVFHGAPISRSYDRPTHAVRAMLTTALVVPVVLVAWRVTDRRPWAELGLPAPRVAGRHLLLGLVYWAAPAAVGFGLCLGLGWVEVTPRTSVAEIVGVTALLVVLVFLYEALPEELVFRGYLQRNLLAALPRWQAVAAQAVLFALFGFLLRVAVTPDRLLVFFAFALVLGVFRVATGDIAAGIGFHLAFQTVAQLFDSEGAVFEVSGQATLGVLALGGLPFTVGWLAMTQFRGERPDWNTPQGWRQV, encoded by the coding sequence ATGGCCGAGGAGCGGGCGGCACCGGCGGCGGCACCTCGATCGCGGCCCTCCATGCCGTGGCGCGTACTGATCGTGTTCGCGGTCGCCGTCGGCCTCTTCTGGTTCGTCTTCCACGGGGCTCCGATCAGCCGTTCCTACGACCGTCCCACGCACGCCGTGCGGGCCATGCTGACCACCGCTCTCGTCGTCCCGGTGGTCCTGGTCGCGTGGCGGGTGACGGACCGCCGCCCCTGGGCCGAGCTGGGCCTGCCCGCGCCACGGGTGGCGGGACGGCATCTGCTGCTGGGGCTGGTCTATTGGGCGGCGCCCGCCGCGGTCGGCTTCGGGCTCTGCCTGGGACTCGGCTGGGTCGAGGTCACGCCACGGACCTCCGTCGCGGAGATCGTCGGAGTGACGGCTCTCCTCGTCGTGCTGGTCTTCCTCTACGAGGCGCTGCCCGAGGAACTCGTCTTCCGGGGCTACCTGCAGCGCAACCTCCTGGCCGCGCTGCCCCGTTGGCAGGCGGTCGCCGCACAGGCCGTGCTCTTCGCCCTCTTCGGTTTTCTGCTCAGGGTGGCCGTCACCCCGGACCGGCTCCTCGTCTTCTTCGCGTTCGCGCTCGTACTGGGGGTCTTCCGTGTCGCCACCGGCGACATCGCGGCCGGTATCGGATTCCATCTCGCCTTCCAGACCGTCGCGCAGCTCTTCGACAGCGAGGGCGCGGTCTTCGAGGTGTCAGGACAGGCCACCCTCGGAGTGCTCGCCCTGGGCGGTCTGCCCTTCACCGTGGGCTGGCTGGCCATGACACAGTTCCGCGGCGAACGCCCGGACTGGAACACTCCGCAGGGTTGGAGGCAGGTCTGA
- a CDS encoding pyridoxal-phosphate dependent enzyme — MSEPIIPLSLGTWPTPVEPMPRLAAALGLGRDDLLVKRDDLTGLGGGGNKIRKLEWTVAEALANDADTLVTTGAPQSNHARLTAAAAARLGLRAVLVFPGERGTARSGNLTLDAFLGAEIVFSGVTGQAALADAASRVCDRLRSEGARPALLPFGGSSALSARGYVRCGEELVTQVPGLRTAVVALGSGATMAGLVASLGAERTLGVEVGAVDDARQRVEAFTAPHAPDVRAADLRVDRDHIGSGYASLAETVEEAMTLTAGLEGVLLDPTYTGRAMAGLIAAARRGEIAPGDRTVFVHTGGLPGLFGHTEALAFAEGMRKFG, encoded by the coding sequence ATGTCCGAACCGATCATTCCGCTCTCGCTCGGCACCTGGCCCACACCGGTGGAGCCGATGCCCCGGCTGGCCGCCGCCCTCGGTCTCGGCCGCGACGACCTGCTCGTCAAGAGGGACGACCTCACCGGTCTCGGTGGCGGTGGGAACAAGATCCGCAAGCTGGAATGGACGGTCGCCGAAGCGCTCGCGAACGACGCCGACACACTCGTCACCACCGGCGCTCCGCAGAGCAACCACGCCCGGCTCACCGCCGCTGCCGCCGCACGCCTCGGCCTGCGCGCCGTACTGGTGTTCCCGGGCGAACGGGGGACGGCCCGGTCCGGCAACCTCACCCTGGACGCGTTCCTCGGCGCCGAGATCGTCTTCAGCGGCGTGACGGGACAGGCGGCGCTCGCGGACGCCGCCTCACGGGTGTGCGACCGGCTGCGTTCCGAAGGGGCGCGCCCCGCTCTCCTCCCGTTCGGTGGGTCCAGCGCGCTGTCGGCCCGCGGCTACGTGCGATGCGGCGAGGAACTCGTGACCCAAGTACCCGGCCTGCGCACCGCGGTTGTCGCGCTGGGGTCCGGGGCCACGATGGCCGGTCTCGTCGCCAGCCTGGGTGCGGAGCGCACCCTCGGTGTCGAGGTGGGGGCCGTGGACGACGCCCGCCAACGGGTCGAGGCGTTCACCGCCCCGCATGCGCCGGATGTCCGCGCCGCCGATCTGCGCGTCGACCGCGACCACATCGGCAGCGGCTACGCGAGCCTCGCCGAAACCGTCGAGGAGGCGATGACCCTCACCGCCGGGCTGGAGGGGGTCCTCCTCGATCCCACGTACACCGGGCGGGCCATGGCCGGACTCATCGCGGCGGCCCGGCGGGGCGAGATCGCCCCGGGTGACAGGACCGTCTTCGTCCACACCGGCGGTCTCCCCGGACTGTTCGGGCACACCGAGGCGCTCGCGTTCGCCGAAGGCATGCGGAAGTTCGGCTGA
- a CDS encoding AzlD domain-containing protein, whose translation MNLWWAILCVALISFTFKATGPAVLGDRQLPTAARGVIALLAPVLLAGLLVVDVAGPRWTGLDGALLIGLATVAAVRLWRAPMLLAIVAGVAVTALIRLLWG comes from the coding sequence GTGAACCTGTGGTGGGCCATCCTCTGCGTCGCGCTGATCAGTTTCACCTTCAAGGCGACCGGGCCCGCGGTGCTCGGCGACCGGCAACTTCCCACGGCGGCGCGCGGCGTCATCGCTCTGCTCGCACCGGTGCTCCTCGCCGGACTGCTCGTCGTCGACGTGGCGGGCCCGCGGTGGACGGGGCTGGACGGAGCCCTGCTGATCGGACTCGCCACGGTGGCGGCCGTACGGCTGTGGCGTGCGCCGATGCTGCTCGCGATCGTCGCCGGAGTGGCCGTCACGGCGCTCATCAGGCTGTTATGGGGCTGA
- a CDS encoding AzlC family ABC transporter permease — MDRISPQAEGPTSEGPTAKGSTAQGLAAQGPAGEGPAAQGVAGDSRRQGFVAGLKVGTGLAAAAFVLAVTFGAFARTEGWGVLAPIVCSLVVFSGSAQFALATALAGGGGVPTAIAAAALINGRFVPMGVAVAKDLRGGRIRRALEGQAVVDGSWVAAHLGGGRFDRYKLFGATAVQWPAWVAGTALGVVVAPPESLVEPLGLDLVFPAFFLLLLLDELRGSRAARIAAALGGCLAGVLVIWVPAGLALLGASAAALLGLRTGLVPRATEEASGS, encoded by the coding sequence ATGGACCGGATATCTCCGCAAGCCGAGGGGCCGACGTCCGAGGGCCCGACGGCCAAGGGATCGACAGCCCAGGGCTTGGCGGCCCAGGGCCCGGCGGGCGAGGGCCCGGCGGCTCAGGGGGTGGCCGGGGACTCCCGCCGGCAGGGCTTCGTCGCGGGCCTCAAGGTGGGCACGGGCCTGGCAGCGGCCGCTTTCGTCCTGGCCGTCACCTTCGGAGCGTTCGCCCGCACGGAGGGCTGGGGAGTCCTCGCCCCCATCGTCTGCTCCCTTGTCGTGTTCTCCGGGTCGGCGCAGTTCGCGCTCGCCACCGCACTGGCCGGCGGCGGGGGCGTACCGACGGCCATCGCCGCGGCCGCGCTGATCAACGGCCGCTTCGTCCCGATGGGCGTGGCCGTGGCCAAGGACCTGCGCGGTGGCCGGATCCGCCGGGCGCTGGAGGGACAGGCCGTCGTGGACGGTTCCTGGGTCGCCGCGCATCTGGGCGGTGGCCGGTTCGACCGCTACAAACTGTTCGGCGCGACCGCCGTGCAGTGGCCCGCCTGGGTGGCGGGAACCGCGCTGGGCGTCGTCGTGGCCCCGCCGGAGAGCCTGGTGGAGCCACTCGGCCTCGATCTCGTCTTCCCGGCCTTCTTCCTGCTGCTCCTGCTGGACGAACTGCGGGGATCGCGGGCGGCACGCATCGCGGCGGCGCTGGGCGGCTGCCTCGCCGGGGTGCTGGTGATCTGGGTGCCGGCCGGTCTCGCGCTGCTGGGGGCGAGCGCGGCGGCCCTGCTCGGGCTGCGTACCGGTCTCGTTCCGCGCGCCACGGAGGAGGCGAGCGGATCGTGA
- a CDS encoding CGNR zinc finger domain-containing protein: protein MEVTASALIGGHVVLDFANTIAWRLDERRTVDRVSDPAALLAWTGAAGLLDADRVESLLAVTEDDPDSAADMLRAARRLRAALHHLLDSAVDGRPPRREDLTEVRRRFLDAWHRAEFASALPLRPASDVTVPEDVVRLLALEAAELLSGPLANLRRCQGPGCGWFFLDRSRSHTRQWCRTGDCGNRERVRRHYERSRGTRG from the coding sequence ATGGAGGTGACGGCGTCGGCCCTGATCGGCGGGCACGTGGTGCTGGACTTCGCCAACACGATCGCGTGGCGGCTCGACGAACGACGCACGGTCGACCGCGTGTCCGATCCCGCGGCCCTGCTCGCCTGGACGGGCGCGGCCGGCCTGCTGGACGCCGACCGGGTCGAATCGCTCCTGGCGGTCACCGAGGACGACCCGGACTCCGCCGCGGACATGCTGCGGGCGGCGCGGCGGCTGCGGGCGGCCCTGCACCACCTTCTCGACTCCGCGGTGGACGGCCGACCGCCCCGCCGCGAGGACCTGACCGAGGTGCGCCGCCGCTTCCTCGACGCTTGGCATCGGGCGGAGTTCGCGTCGGCCCTGCCACTGCGCCCGGCGTCGGACGTCACGGTGCCGGAGGACGTCGTACGGCTACTGGCACTGGAGGCCGCGGAGCTGCTGTCCGGGCCGCTGGCGAATCTCCGGCGCTGCCAGGGGCCGGGCTGCGGGTGGTTCTTCCTCGACCGCAGCCGCAGTCACACCCGGCAGTGGTGCCGCACCGGCGACTGCGGCAACCGTGAGCGGGTGCGGCGGCACTACGAGCGTTCCCGCGGCACCCGCGGCTGA